The Halorientalis sp. IM1011 genome window below encodes:
- a CDS encoding ribbon-helix-helix protein, CopG family, whose product MTGDRVTVSLTEEAQSALEDLTERTDENRSEVIREAISFYAANFESARTSDSDDLQTYYRMLTTGEHVLLDVDLLHAFLDNVEGEDGPDPEFLETVDRVADYHTQEYAQRFDSLGEILEWLSFCGFLTVRETQGDSYQVVFPSESVRWFMTRFIQGSIADLPFEVEIEESVSKVLLKECEP is encoded by the coding sequence ATGACTGGCGATCGTGTCACGGTATCACTCACGGAGGAGGCACAGTCGGCGCTGGAAGATCTCACCGAACGGACCGACGAGAACCGCAGCGAGGTCATCCGCGAGGCGATCTCCTTCTACGCGGCGAACTTCGAGTCGGCGCGGACGAGCGACAGCGACGACCTCCAGACGTACTACCGGATGCTGACGACCGGCGAACACGTGTTGCTCGACGTCGACCTGCTCCACGCCTTTCTGGACAACGTCGAGGGCGAGGACGGACCGGACCCGGAGTTTCTGGAGACCGTCGACAGGGTCGCCGACTACCACACACAGGAGTACGCACAGCGGTTCGACTCGCTCGGGGAGATCCTGGAGTGGCTCTCCTTCTGTGGGTTCCTGACGGTCCGGGAGACCCAGGGGGACAGCTATCAGGTCGTCTTCCCCTCCGAGTCGGTTCGCTGGTTCATGACGCGGTTCATCCAGGGGAGCATCGCCGACCTGCCCTTCGAGGTCGAGATCGAAGAGAGCGTCTCCAAAGTGTTACTGAAAGAGTGTGAGCCCTGA